The genomic region GCGTTACATTGGGGGCAAAAAGCATTCCTTTAGATGAAAACGGTAACTCCGTTAAAGGCGTTAAAAGGCACCCTAATTTGAAAGATAATGTTACAGTTTACGCCAACGCCACGATTTTAGGAAATATAACGGTTGGTCGAGGGGCGGTAATCCCGGGCAACAGTTGGGTAATCAAAGACATTCCCCCTAAAAAATAATTTAGCAATGTTAAAAAGCCCCCATTTAAAATATGGGGGCTTTTTTAATGTTTTTCAGATATATTTGAAATAATAAATCGGCTATTAAAATGTTGCCTATAAATGTTAAAATGTATATATGCAACGTAAAGGCTATTATTTGTATAAGAAAAAGACTAAAAAACAAAGACGCCAGCAGAAGAACACAACCAATGTTTTTGTGTTTTTGTTTTGGGCGCTTGCTTTTGCCTTATGTGCTTGGCTGTTTTTTATACAATGGTTTAACGTGTCAAAAGGCCCCTACGGCGAAAGGGTCGCAGCATTCTTTTTTACTTACCTGGGCCACAGCGCTTATTTAGTTCCCATATTTTTCTTTTATTGGTTAATACGCTGTATCAAACATAAAAGCGTTAACATTTTTACGTTTTTGGTGGGCATGTGCGTATCTTTATTTTCAATTGCCTCTGTTATGACAGGGCTTCGTTATATTTTTAAAGGATCCTACATTGAAGGCGGCTCCATAGGAAGGGAAGTGTTTTTCTTCCTGCAGGGGCTGGTAGGCTCGGCGGGTGCGGTTTTATTTTCACTTGCCATTCTTCTTACCGGCGTGCATCTTTTATTTGCCATACCGTGGGTTTCAACCGCTAAATATTTAATGGAACTTCTTAAAGAGGACTACCACTCCTGGCACGACGCCAGGGCCGAACTTAAAACAAAAATAAGGGAAGCTAAAGAAGCCGAATCTAAAACAACCAAAACCGTTATTGAAAATAAACAAGATGAGCCTGCCGTCGCGGCAATTCGCTCCAAACCGGAAATACGCCGCCCCGTGGCTGAAATTATAAGGGCGCCCAAACCTTATGACAAGCAGGAAAACTCCGCTAAAAAAGAAGCGGCGGAAAATATTGTAATGCCTTCTAAAAAAGCTGATATGAAGGATTTTAAATTGCCGCCTGTTTCTATTTTAAACGACCCTAAAAATGAGGGTATTTTAGGCCCTTCGGACGAAGAAATCGCCATGGCAACAGCTTTACTTGAAAACACTTTAAAAAGTTTTGAAATAGGCGCGACTGTAACAGGAGTGTCCCCGGGGCCTGTTGTTACCCGTTATGAAATTAAGCCTGACCCGGGTGTGCGAATAAGCAATATCGTGGCAATTGCCAACGATATCGCCCTTGCCATGAAGGCGCGCGGCATACGCGTTGAAGCGCCTATCCCCGGTAAAGACGCCATAGGTTTTGAAATACCTAATGATCACGCCATGATGGTTACCGTAAAAGAAATTTTGCAAGACCCTAAATTTACCGAGTCCAAAGCTGTAATGCCTATAGCTTTAGGCCGCTACGCGGACGGCCTTCCCGCCACAACCGCTTTGGAAAAAACACCCCATCTTTTAATCGCAGGGGCTACAAACTCGGGTAAAAGTATTTGTCTTCACACAATTATAATGTCAATACTTTATACCAAAAAGCCCGACGAAGTTAAATTTTTAATGATTGATCCCAAACGCCTTGAACTTACTTTGTATGAGGGCATACCCCATCTTTATGACCCCAAAACAACCTGTGAGGACGTTAACGTTATTACGGACGCGCATGGCGCGGTAAAATCCTTACAAACCCTTGTTAAAGTAATGGAAAAGCGCACCAAAATTATGGAGCTTGCCAAAGTAAAAAATATAGAAGGTTATAATAAATGGGCCGAGCAAAACAGCGAGGAAAAAATGTTTTACGTTGTTGTAATTATTGACGAACTTGCCGACCTTATGCTTCAAACAAGGGCCGCTATTGAGGATTCTATCCAACGTCTTGCCCAAATGGCAAGAGCGGTCGGTATCCACTTGGTTTTATGCACGCAGCGTCCTTCGGTAAACGTTATTACCGGCGTAATTAAAGCCAACTTACCTTCCAGGATTGCTTTGCAGGTGGCTTCCAAAACAGATTCCAGGGTTATTTTAGATTCTTTAGGGGCAGACGCTCTTTTAGGTAAAGGCGATATGCTTTACCAAGGCACTTCTGACCAAAAACCGCACCGGATACAGGGTGCGTATGTGTCTGAAACGGAAATATCCTCCGTGGCGGATTTCCTGCGTGAGCAGGGCGGGCCGGATTATCCTTTGCAAATAGCGCAGGAACAGCAAAACGGAGGCAGACCGCAAGACGGCCTTGGCGCCAGTGCGGAAGAAATGACGCAGGCCTTAACTCTTATTTTGGAAAGGAGAAGAGTTTCACAAGATTTGCTTAAGGCGCATTTCGGCTCCAGCGCGAGGGCCACAAACATTTTAAGCGTACTTGAGATGAAGGGTTATATAACAAAACCGGAAGGCTCTAACAGATGGGAAATACATTTTGACCTTATCGAAACGGGCCTTGCCGAACTTAAAGAAAAAAGCGGCGGCAATGAACCGCTGTATGAAACCGTTTATAAGTAAAGGACTATTTATGAAAAATTTTTTAACCGTGGTATTTTTGTTCTCTTTCGTTTTATCCTACGGGGAAATTATTGACCCAGCACCCGCTTTGGGCAAAGCCCCCACGCTTGAAAAAGCGCCCGTTGTTTCCGCCGCGCCTTATGTAGCGCCCGCGCCATATACGGCTCCTTCAGTTTCATTGGGCAAAGCTCCTTATGTAAGCGCTGCGCCGAAGGTTTCATCTTCCGTTAAAGCAAAAAAAATTGTTTCAGTTTCGGCTGCGCAAAAAGCTGCTCCTGCGCCTAAAATTGAGCAAAGCGCCGAAAGCGGTAATATAATACAAATCGGGCAAAACACAAATATACCTGAAGGCACCATGCAGATAAACGTTTTGTCCGCTTCGGAGGAACAATTTCCTCCTGGTGTAAAATCTCCTTTTAAAACAAATGCAGCGGCCGATAAAAATACCGCTGTGGCAAAATTAAAGGAATGGGACGCAAAACTTAAAAATTTACAGACTGATTTTGAACAAGATACTTCTTACGAAGGTATTTTAGTGTCTAAATCGGGCGGAAAACTTTATTTCAGCGCGCCTAATCTTATACGTTTAGAACAGCGCAGCCAAGACGGCGTAGTATCCCAAGTAGCTCTTACAAACAAAAAAGATATTAAAATTTTTGACGCTGATATGAAGCTTGTAACCTCTTTTAAATGGAAAGACTGGCTTGACAGCCAGCCTAATAAAGCTTTATTTGATTTCGGCAAATATACAGAGTTGGTTAACAACCACAATATTGAAAGTTTTGAAGTGAAAAATGACAACATGTATCTTCTTACGCTTACTCCTAAAATAAAAACGGACGAAAAATACAGACTTAGGATTGTAATGTCGGCCGCGGATTTTTTTCCGGTAAGCATAGGGCTTGAAGTTGACGGGCTTTTAACAAACGCCGTACTTAAAAACACACAAAAAAACATGGGTTTAAAGGCTGATGTTTTTAAAGGAATATAACTATGAGTAAAACGGAAATGACGCTTGCAAATAAAATCACGTTATCCCGCGCTCTTTTGGCGATGATAATGTTTTTCGCTATTTTGATACCTGAGTATGTAACAAGGCTGACGGCCACTCTAATTTTTATTTTTGCCGCCGCTACAGACTGGGTGGACGGCAAAATAGCCAGGGCTACAAACACATATACGCCGTTTGGCGCTATAGTTGATCCTTTTGTCGACAAAATTTTGGTTTGTTCCGCTTTATTTGCTTTTACCGCTATCCCGCAGTTAAACGTGCCTGTCTGGGCGGTGTTTTTAATTATTTTACGCGAACTCACCGTTTCAACGCTGCGGGTTATAGCCGCTTTGGACGGTTCTGTATTAGCGGCGGAAAGATGGGGAAAATTTAAAACCGTGGTTCAAATGTCCACAGTAGGTTTAATATTTTTTGTTTTAAACTGTTATCACCTTTCTTTAATTACCTCAGGTAAAGCAAGTTTTGTTTTCGGAGTGCTTTTTAACCTGGGCAGACATTTGGATTATGCCGCAACGGTGGTTGCTGTTATTGTTACCTGGGGCAGCATGGCAAGTTATTTAAGCAATAACTGGAAAATTCTTGAAAAATCATGGGCGCTCCCCGTTCAGAAAAATAAAGAGGAAAACAAGTGAAAGCTTTTTGGAATTTTTTAGCCTCCGGGTTTGGCGTAAGTTTGCTGCCCGCAACAATTTTAAAAGGACATAAAAACACGGGCGCGGGTTTTTGGGGCACATTGGTCGCCGTGCCTTTTGCGTGGTGGATTTTAATGCCTTTGGCTTGGTGGGCGCAGTTAATCTTTATAATTTTATTTACGTTTTTCGCTGTTTATGTTACAAAAAAAGCATCTTTTGAAGGGCATGACAGCCCCAAAATTGTTATTGATGAAATGGCGGGTTACTTTTTTGCGGTGTTTTATATGCCGAGAACGGCTTTTTTTGTAGTAGCCGCGTTCGTTTTGTTTAGAATTTTTGATTGGCTTAAACCGTTGTTTATCAAATATTTCGATAATATGCAAACAGCTTCGGGCGTTGTTCTTGACGATGTGGCCAGCGGCGTTTTAGCCAATGTGATTTTATGGGCGGTTTTTTGGGCATGCGTGGGACTTGGTTTAATGTAAAACGTGCTTTTAAATTTTGTTTAAAAGCGTTGTAATAATTTTTATTAATAAACTTTAAAAAAAGCGGTAAGACAGATAATATTTGTTATTAACAGGAGAGGAAAATGGATTTTAGCAATATAACCAACATTGAGGAACTTTTAAAGGCAGGCGGGCCGGTGCTTATTTTTCTTATATTTTTATCCATTGTTTCGCTTACTATAATTTTGGAAAGATTTTTTACTTTAAGAAAGCAAATTAAAATGAGCCGCAAGCTTATCGCGTACGCTAAATACCAGTTGCAAGCCGGGCAGATTGATAAAATTATTGAAGCTTGTGGCCGTGATATAGCCAAAAATACCCCCGCTGGAAGGCTTATAAAAACCTTGTTAACCTCAAACAGGCAGGGTGCAAATTTAAAAGATTATTCGGATGAAGTTATTGATTGGGAAGTTACGCTTTTACATAAGAAACTGCCTGTTTTAGCCACATTAGGCAGCACTACGCCTTTTATAGGTTTGTTTGGTACCGTATTAGGCGTTATGCGCGCTTTCGCGGATTTAGCCGCTATGACGGCCGCTACGGCCGGACCTTCTGTTGTGGCAAAAGGTATTGCGGAAGCTCTTATTAACACCGCTGCGGGCTTGTTTGTCGCTGTTCCTGCTGTTATAGCGTATAACTATTTTACTACGCAAATTAATTTTTTTGAACGTGAACTTGAAAATATAGCGAGCGAGATTACACATGCCAGGTAGAGTAAAAAAGCAAATAATGGGCGATATCAACATGGTGCCTTTTATAGACATCGCGCTGATACTGCTTATCATTTTTATGGTTATGTCCCCTTTTTTGGTACAGATGCAGCTTAACGTAGATTTACCTAAAAGCAGCTCCGTCAACGCGGTTGTGGAAGATGATTTGATAAGAATTGAAGTTTTAAAAGATGGCACTATTATTGTTCAGGAGCAAAAAGTTACAATGTCGGAATTGCAGCGCGAGCTTACCCTTAGAATGGGCAAAGCCAACAAAAAGGCCATTCTTGTTCAGGCTGATAAAGACGTGCCCGTTCAAATAGTAGTTGACGTATTTGATATAGCCAAAGAGCTTGGCGCGGCTAAATTAGGCATAGGCGTTTTAGAAAGAAAATAAAGGGCGGAAATGTTTAACAGGTATTTTTTTATATCGGGCGTTTTGCACGCGTTAATGGCGGGATTTTTATTCTTTGTCATTATGCCTGCTTCCGTAAAAAAACCTTTAGCTACTTACACTATTGATTTTTTAGGCGCGTCTTTCCAAGCTCCTGCGGACGGCTCGGACTCTAAAAAAAGCGACGAACCGACTCCGACGCCTGCCGCTCCTAAGGAAGAGGCCAAAAAAGAAGAAATAAAAAAACCCGAAACTCCCGTGGCCGATAAAAAAGCTTACGCCGCTAAAAGCCAGATAACAACCAAGCCCCAGCCCGCGCCAAAAAAGAAGATTGTTTTAGGAACTCCCAGCATTTTGGCCGACAATGAAAAAGAAAAAAAAGCCGAGGCGGCTAAAACATCCGCTAAAGCAGGTTCAAGCCAAGGCGAGGGGGATGGCGTAGGAGGCATAAAAACAGATTTCCCTAATTTTCCGTTTCCGTGGTATATAACACAGGTTAGAAACGCTCTTTGGACAGAATGGGAAAAACGTAAACCAAAACAGGCTAATGTGGCTGCGCTGGTTACTTTCGCTATTCAAAGAGACGGGAGTATAAAAAATTTAAAAGTTTCAAAGGCTTCAGGCAACGAGCTTTACGATTACGCGGCAAAAACAAGTGTGGACGCCGCGGCCCCGTTTCCGCCGTTACCGGCGGAGTTTGAGAAAAGCGAACTTACCGTTACCGTTGAGTTTAAGGACGAAAATTAGTAGTTTTATAAAGTAGGGTTTAATTTTTTTTAAATAACAGCAACAGGAGTGCTTTATGACTATAAGAAGAGTATTTTTTGTAGCTTTAATCCATTTCGCCGTAATGGTTTTCTTTCCTTATTACGGCCAGGGCGGATTTTCCTTCGGTGTAATGTCTTGTCTTTTATGGGCGGGCGGCGCCATTCTTTTAGGCGTTTTAGTCACAATTTTAGGCATGGAAAATTGGAAAAAGCTTAACGCCTTGTTAACCTGCGTTTTATTAATAGCATGCGCGGTTTTCCTTTTACAGCGTTTCCCGCAGGAAGATAAAGTTTCTCCTTTAAAAAAATTAGCTTACGGCGATTTGCCTAAACAGGAAGATATGAAAAAAGGTCTTTCCGCTTTCGGCATAAACATAGGCGCCGCTAAAGAATGGGTTGAAGACGCTAAAGATGGCGCGAAAAGCCTTAAAAGAGGCGACGATAAGTTGGACGGCGCTTTAAAAAGGCTGGAGTAATTTTATGAAGTTTGCCATAACGGGCGGAGCCGGTTTTATAGGCGGCGCGCTTACAAAAAAATTAAATTCTATGGGCCACAGCGTTCGTATATTAACAAGGGGCTCGGGCCGTAAATCAGCTGATCCGCAAGTAGAATACATTACCGCGAAGTACACGGATGTTGATTCTTTAGCTAATGCGTTGGAAGGATGTGACGGCGTTTTTCATTTAGCCGCGGCGATATTTGCTTTTAATTATAAAGAATTTGAAGCAGCTAATGTCCTTACCACCCGTAATTTAGTTGACGCCGCGGCTAAAACAAACAGCGTAAAATATTTTACCTATATGTCAAGCCAGGCGGCGGGAGGATACAGCGCTGATTTGGAACATATAAGAACCGAAGACGATAAACCTAAACCCGCTTCAGATTACGGACGTACAAAATTAGGGGGGGAAAACGCCGTTGAGTCCCTTCCCGCGCGTATAAAAAAAATAATATTTCGCCCGCCAATAGTCTATGGTAAAAATGATTCAGGCGTAAGCAAAATAGCCGATTGGGTAAAAATGGGCATAATGGTTAACACCTCTAAGGGGGACGCGTATTTTAACTTTATTCATGTGGACGATTTGGTTAATGCAATAGTTAAACCTATTGAAGACGAATCTTTATTCGGCGGCATTTACTATGTATGCGAAAATAAACCTTATAATTGGAAATTTTTTATATATTCAATGGCGGACGCAATGAAAGTCAAACGCCCTTTTATGTTTACGGCGCCATTATTTGTTTTACACATTGTGGCGTTTTTATATGAAATTATAGCCAAGCTTTTTAATATAGCCCCTGCTTTAAATTACGATAAAGTAAAGGAGGCCTCTATAAAAGGGCATTGGGTAAGCAGCAGTAAAAAATGGATTGACCGCACAGGCCAGCAGTTTACCTCTTTAGAGGACGGACTTAGAAAAAGTTTTTAGGGAAATGTTATGGAAGGATACGTTTGTTCAGCTTTGTTTTTAAGTTTTTTGGCCGGAAGCGCCACGTTAATAGGCGGCTTTGTCGCTTTTTTTGTTAAAAAGCATGATTTAACAGTTTTATCTATAGGCATGGGCTTTTCCGCAGGGGTGATGATATATGTTTCTTTTATGGAGCTTTTACCCGTTGCCATAGAATATATCTCCGCCTCATACAGCGGTAATACCGCTAAATGGATTATGGGCGGCGGTTTTTTTACCGGTATTTTAATAGCCGCTATAATTGACCAGCTTATACCCGAACACCATTTAGAAGAACATGAAGTGGAAGAGGCTTCCCTTGATCCGCATTCTAATTCAAATAAAATAAAAAGAGTCGGTCTTGTAACCGCGATAGCTTTGGCCATACATAATTTCCCCGAAGGCCTGGCCACTTTCATGAGCGCTTTGGAAAGCACGCAGCTTGGTATTTCAATAGCGGTTGCCGTCGCGATACATAATATACCCGAAGGCATTGCCGTTGCTTTGCCCGTTTATAATGCCACAGGAAGCAGAAAAAAGGCTATACTGTATTCCGGCCTTTCGGGCATGGCTGAGCCGGTCGGCGCGATTATAGGCTATTTGTTTTTAGCCAGGTTTCTTAATACAACAGGTTTTGGAATATTATTTGCGGTTGTGGCTGGCATAATGATTTATATTTCTTTTGACGAGCTTTTACCTACAGCCAATGAATATGGAGACGGGCATAAAGAAATTTGGGGTCTGCTTTTCGGCATGCTCGTTATGTTTATAAGTTTACAGTTATTCTAGGATAAGATATGAAAAAAGGGTTTACGCTTATTGAACTTTTGGTAGTTGTTTTAATTATAGGTATATTAGCGGCGATAGCATTGCCCCAGTATAACCTGGCGGTTGAAAAGTCCCGCGCGGCGGAAGCCTTTACCGTTTTAAAATCGCTTTCCCAAGCGGCTGAAATTTACAGGCTTGAAACAGGCTCTTACCCTACTGTTAATGATTGGGACAATTTATCCGTTGATATGCCTGCCGGCAACAGAGTGCACTATACTTCCATCGGAGGGGACGCCTGGGTAGTGTCAAGCGGCAAATGGCGCTATTACTTGGGTTATGGTAACGGAATTTGGGCCAACAGGGGTGCTTCAGGCAGCGCGTATAATATACAATACAGATTTTCGGATAACAGATATTATTGCCAGGCCTATTTAGGCAAATCAGAGGTCTATAGAAAAGTTTGCCTAAATCTTTGCGCGGGCAATGCCTTTACGGCTAAAAGCGATAGGGAAGAATGTCTTATTAAAAACTAAATAATATAAAAACATCTTTCTGCCTAACGCGGATTTAAGATTATTTTTAGTGAAGTAAAAATTTGATATAATAACTCTTGTAGTTTTCTTAAAAGTCAAATCAAAAACGTTTTTGGAGAGGTGGCTGAGTGGTCGAAAGCGGCGGTTTGCTAAACCGTTATACTGGTTAATTCCGGTATCAAGGGTTCGAATCCCTTCCTCTCCGTTTTCTAGTGTAAATTGATTGTATAAAATCCTCGTTAGGCAATTTGCCCGACGAGGATTTTATTGTTAGCGAACACATAGCATGCTGTTTAAAGGACTCTTTCTGATTTATAAAAAAATAAAAAACGCATGCTCTCTTATAAAAAATTTTAGTTCACTTCTTTTTATATCGGAAGCTCAGAGCAAAAAAACGAATATCTCCTGTATCTAGTTTAAGTAACAAAAAGCTATTTTGAAATATTATTTTTAATGTCCTGTAGGAAGAATTATTGATAAAGGGGCTCTTCTACCTTGAGTTTGAATTACTAATTTTCCTTATTCTAATATTAATAATAGAGCACCCCCCGTTTGGCATTAACTCCGCCGGGAATTTTTTTTTATTTCTGAATCGATAGCATTGTTTTTATGGAGTATAGGGGCATTCTACGATAAAGGCAACATGCCAACGCTCTTTTTTTAAGTTTTTTACCCTGTTGTTTTTTAGGGAAAAATGCCTGGTTTTTAGTGCTTGGTATAGGAGTGGATATCGGTAAAATCGAATAATTTGACCAGTAAAGTTGTGTAAATTTTATTATAGTTTACAGCTAATATTAAAATTTAGATTGACGAAATGCCTGCTATGATGTAAAATTAAACATATTTTGTTATGTAATAAGAATCCAACGATATAGGATTTATGAGTAAAAAAAGGAAAGGAGGATATGTTATGAAAAAAATATTAGTAATGTTATTTGCTTTTTTGATTGTGAGCAGCGCAGCTTTTGCCGTTACCGGTACGGGTTCTGCCCAGGCTGAGATAATAGCGCCTTTGTCAGTAACCGGCGTTGTGACGCTTGACTTCGGAAAGATAGTACAACCCACTGGAGCTGAAGTCGTTACGCTTACAACTGCAGGTGTAATAAGCGGTGCGACGGCAGGGCATGTCAGCGGTACTCAAACTGTAGGGGAATTTGAAATTATCGGCGCGCCCAATCAAGATGTAACATTTTCTGTTGCGGACACTACGCTTACCGGCGTCGGGCCCGCAATGGTTCTTAAAAATTATACATTTGATAAAGCCTTAACCCACCCGCTTGATGCAACAGGCAACAGCTCTGTAAAAATAGGTGGAGAGCTTGAAGTAGCTGCAAATCAGGATGCAGGGATGTACATCGGTAACTACACTGTTACAGTAAACTATTAATAAGTATCGCATAAGCTCCTGCCTATATATGGCAGGGGCTTATGCTTAGTAGCGGTTTTAAGCGTTAAAAGTTGTACTTTTGTTTTTAAAAAATTGTAGGAATTATGAAACTATCTCAAGTCTTATCTCTAATAATCATTGTATTTTCTCCAGGGGTTTTATATGCCGGCAACATGTCTTCCGGTATAATTAACTTTGGCACTATTACATTGTTAACCTCTGCGGGCGGTACGGTTACACTAAACGCATCAACCGGTGCGGCTACTCCAAGCGCCAATGTGAGCGTAACTGGTGCGGCGCGCGGCTATGCCAGATACCAAGTTGCCGGCGATGAGTGTAAGTGCTCTCTATCATGGAGCGGCCTTCCCTCCACCTTAAATCTTACCGGCCCCGGTACATTACAACTTACCAATTTTACTTTCAATGCAGGATCTGATTATGTCGTGGACGGCAGCTGCGGCGGCGCAGCTCAATATACCACTAACCCTGTTATAGGGTTTTGGTATAATCCTCCTTACGGCACTTATTACATAGGTGCTACAGCCAATATAACAACTTCTACCAAGCCTGGTACATACACAGGCTCTTTTACTATAAACTCCAGTGGTACAAAAAGATTCGAAGCAGCTATAGGCAGCAACAGATGCACTATGTGGCCCGGCAGTGAGCCTGCGGAAAACTTAAACACTACCGTTAATGTTACTGCTACTGTAGAGTGGCCTTTAAGTGTTGAGGAAACCGCTCTGCTGGACTTCGGAAAGATAATAAGACCGACGGCGAACTGTACGGCTGTGGTTGCAACAAACGGCTCTTCAGGCGGTACGTGTTCTACTCTTACCGGCACTACGGCGGCGGGCCGCGTCAAAGTTAAAGGCATAGGCGGCAGCCCCATCTCTTATTCAATAGCGGCCTCCACCCTTGGCTCAATGACGCTGGATACTTTTACTACATCCCCTTCAGGCCTCACTACGATTGGCGCCAACGGAGAGGTGGAGGTTTCTGTAGGGGCGACATTGCATGTGCCTGCAGATAAAGCGCCGGGCGTTTATACGGGCACCTATACAATAGAGGTAAATTACCAATGATTATGAAAAGGATACTCTTATCAACAATTTTTTTATTTGCCGTAAACTGTGCTGTAGCAAGCATTTCTATACATCCCTATTCTCTTGAGTTTGAAATGTCATCCAAAAAACGTATGCACAGCGTTCGTATTATAAACAATTCGCAGGAAGAAAAGACATACCGCGTCAGTTTTGTAAACTACGTGCAGAGGGAGGACGGCTCCTACCGCGAACCGATGCCGCAAGAGGTCTTAAACACGGCGGACGCGTACTTGTATTTTTCCCCGCGCCAATTTACTCTTAAACCGGGCAAAATGCAGACTGTAAATGTTATCCGCCGCCCCACGGCGGAACTGCCTGACGGGGAATATGTTTCCCATCTAAAAGTGGCTGAGGTGGATATCCCGGTATCGCGCGAGCAGGCCGCTGAAAAACAGCAAAAAAATGAGCCGGGAGCTTTGCAGTTTCAGCTAAAGGCCCTCTATGCGGTAACCATACCTGTTACTTTGCAAAAAGGTAATTTGGAAAGTAAATTTGAAATAAGCAATGCACAGTTGTCCGTGCGAGATGCAGTGACCGTAATGGAGGTTGTTTTACAGGCTACGGGCACAAAATCCGCGCGCGGGGATATTTCCATACGGGACAGTAAGAAAAAAGTTATAGGCCAGTTAAATAATGTGCGTATTTTCCCTTATAATAAAGAGCGCCGCTTGGCAATACCCCTGTCCAAAACAGAGCAGGAACTGGTGGGTGAAACCCTCACCGTAATTTTGAAGAATAAAGAAACGGGGAAAAATGTTTCCGAAAAGAAAATATCTATCTAAAATTGCAGCCTTTGGAAGCAGCATTTTGTTAATGCTAATTTTGCCCTGTTGTTACCTTTTTGCCGAAAGCTACAACGACCCTCTTATTGTGACGCCTGTTTTGCAGAGTTACCCGCAGGAAGATTTTATTTTCATATATGAGAACCAGGGCGATAAATACATTCCGTTTTACCCTTTTGCCGCTGTGGTTGGTTTTTCCGTTACTAAAAATGACGGCGTGCGCATTGAAGGCTTTGCGGGCGAACAGCGCAATAATTTTTTCATTGATTTCCAACATAAAAAAGCTTTTTTTGGCGGGCGGGAAATCCCGTTTTCCCCAAATGACATAGTGCGAATAGAAGATCAAATATCCTTTAAAACAGGCTTTTTGGAAGATCTCTTTAATATTAAAACAGACCTCGATGAGATGGCCCTTCTTCTTAACATAAACGCGGATTATAAATTGCCTAAAACCGTTAAAGAAGAGGCGCTGCGCAAAAGAGCAAATACATCTTTATACCAAGGCAATAAGGATTACTGGTCCGACTACGAGTTTGATGAACGCTCCTGGGCCTTGCCTGTTGTGGATTTAAGCGTTACCGCAGGCCTTTTTGCCGCAGATGATACCGATACTAAGTATTCCCAGAATTACGGTTTAAATATAGCCGCCCTTACCGCCGGGCTAGATAGCAATTTATACCTGTTTGGCGATAGTCATAGCGATTTTGAAACCAAGGCGCGCTTTACCACCGGCAGGGTATTTTTGAGGGATGAATACAAATTCCCAAATCTTACTGTTTTTGAGGCGGGGGATATAACAGGCACAGGTTCCTCTTTTTTTGAATCCAATACCTCAGGGCGCGGCGTAACTTTAAGTTCTTTCAAAAACTATGTTATTTCTGCGGATAAGACAATCACCATTACCGGGATTTTGCAGGACGGCTGGGATGTTGAACTGCACTTAAATTCACAGCTTTTAGGCTTCCGCCAACCTTCCATAGGCGGCCGCTATGTGTTTGATAATGTTCCGGTAAGTTACGGCCTTAATGTTTTTAAATTGGTTTTCTACGGCCCTTTCGGTGAGATACGTACAGAAGAAAGGCGCTATTATTCAGGCACCTCTCCTGTTGCCAAAGGGGAAGTGGGCTATATTTTAAATGCGTACCAGCCGCAACGTTATCTTATTGAGGTTAATGAACCTTATGTT from Elusimicrobium minutum Pei191 harbors:
- a CDS encoding LolA family protein, which translates into the protein MKNFLTVVFLFSFVLSYGEIIDPAPALGKAPTLEKAPVVSAAPYVAPAPYTAPSVSLGKAPYVSAAPKVSSSVKAKKIVSVSAAQKAAPAPKIEQSAESGNIIQIGQNTNIPEGTMQINVLSASEEQFPPGVKSPFKTNAAADKNTAVAKLKEWDAKLKNLQTDFEQDTSYEGILVSKSGGKLYFSAPNLIRLEQRSQDGVVSQVALTNKKDIKIFDADMKLVTSFKWKDWLDSQPNKALFDFGKYTELVNNHNIESFEVKNDNMYLLTLTPKIKTDEKYRLRIVMSAADFFPVSIGLEVDGLLTNAVLKNTQKNMGLKADVFKGI
- a CDS encoding phosphatidylglycerophosphatase A, whose amino-acid sequence is MKAFWNFLASGFGVSLLPATILKGHKNTGAGFWGTLVAVPFAWWILMPLAWWAQLIFIILFTFFAVYVTKKASFEGHDSPKIVIDEMAGYFFAVFYMPRTAFFVVAAFVLFRIFDWLKPLFIKYFDNMQTASGVVLDDVASGVLANVILWAVFWACVGLGLM
- a CDS encoding FtsK/SpoIIIE family DNA translocase, with protein sequence MQRKGYYLYKKKTKKQRRQQKNTTNVFVFLFWALAFALCAWLFFIQWFNVSKGPYGERVAAFFFTYLGHSAYLVPIFFFYWLIRCIKHKSVNIFTFLVGMCVSLFSIASVMTGLRYIFKGSYIEGGSIGREVFFFLQGLVGSAGAVLFSLAILLTGVHLLFAIPWVSTAKYLMELLKEDYHSWHDARAELKTKIREAKEAESKTTKTVIENKQDEPAVAAIRSKPEIRRPVAEIIRAPKPYDKQENSAKKEAAENIVMPSKKADMKDFKLPPVSILNDPKNEGILGPSDEEIAMATALLENTLKSFEIGATVTGVSPGPVVTRYEIKPDPGVRISNIVAIANDIALAMKARGIRVEAPIPGKDAIGFEIPNDHAMMVTVKEILQDPKFTESKAVMPIALGRYADGLPATTALEKTPHLLIAGATNSGKSICLHTIIMSILYTKKPDEVKFLMIDPKRLELTLYEGIPHLYDPKTTCEDVNVITDAHGAVKSLQTLVKVMEKRTKIMELAKVKNIEGYNKWAEQNSEEKMFYVVVIIDELADLMLQTRAAIEDSIQRLAQMARAVGIHLVLCTQRPSVNVITGVIKANLPSRIALQVASKTDSRVILDSLGADALLGKGDMLYQGTSDQKPHRIQGAYVSETEISSVADFLREQGGPDYPLQIAQEQQNGGRPQDGLGASAEEMTQALTLILERRRVSQDLLKAHFGSSARATNILSVLEMKGYITKPEGSNRWEIHFDLIETGLAELKEKSGGNEPLYETVYK
- a CDS encoding ExbD/TolR family protein, producing MPGRVKKQIMGDINMVPFIDIALILLIIFMVMSPFLVQMQLNVDLPKSSSVNAVVEDDLIRIEVLKDGTIIVQEQKVTMSELQRELTLRMGKANKKAILVQADKDVPVQIVVDVFDIAKELGAAKLGIGVLERK
- the pgsA gene encoding CDP-diacylglycerol--glycerol-3-phosphate 3-phosphatidyltransferase, which codes for MSKTEMTLANKITLSRALLAMIMFFAILIPEYVTRLTATLIFIFAAATDWVDGKIARATNTYTPFGAIVDPFVDKILVCSALFAFTAIPQLNVPVWAVFLIILRELTVSTLRVIAALDGSVLAAERWGKFKTVVQMSTVGLIFFVLNCYHLSLITSGKASFVFGVLFNLGRHLDYAATVVAVIVTWGSMASYLSNNWKILEKSWALPVQKNKEENK
- a CDS encoding MotA/TolQ/ExbB proton channel family protein, whose protein sequence is MDFSNITNIEELLKAGGPVLIFLIFLSIVSLTIILERFFTLRKQIKMSRKLIAYAKYQLQAGQIDKIIEACGRDIAKNTPAGRLIKTLLTSNRQGANLKDYSDEVIDWEVTLLHKKLPVLATLGSTTPFIGLFGTVLGVMRAFADLAAMTAATAGPSVVAKGIAEALINTAAGLFVAVPAVIAYNYFTTQINFFERELENIASEITHAR